Proteins encoded together in one Anaerococcus murdochii window:
- a CDS encoding response regulator transcription factor — protein MKILMIEDDSTISFAVKTYLNKHNIETIIYNNLSQTENLNFNDFDLILLDANLPDGSGFNFLKWLREFSDLPVIMLTVKDEDKYVIKGLSQGADDYITKPFSLPVLKARIDNVFSRKIKKVDELTFENLSLDLISKQASIDGIDLDLNLKEFAILEMLLENQNINLLREKILDYVWGYDFYEVNDNTLTVTVKRLRNKLGEYGEHIKTIRGIGYRWDNEKE, from the coding sequence TTGAAAATACTAATGATTGAAGACGACAGCACAATTTCTTTTGCTGTTAAAACTTACTTAAACAAGCATAATATTGAAACTATTATTTATAACAATCTTTCTCAGACAGAGAATCTTAATTTTAATGATTTTGATTTAATTCTTCTTGATGCTAATCTCCCAGATGGATCAGGCTTTAATTTTTTAAAGTGGCTGAGAGAATTTTCTGACCTTCCTGTAATAATGCTTACTGTAAAAGACGAAGATAAGTATGTTATCAAAGGTCTTTCTCAAGGAGCAGATGATTACATTACAAAACCTTTTTCTCTCCCTGTTTTAAAGGCGAGAATAGACAATGTATTTAGCAGAAAAATAAAAAAGGTTGACGAACTGACTTTTGAAAATTTATCTTTAGATCTCATTTCAAAACAAGCTTCAATAGATGGAATAGATCTAGACCTTAACTTAAAAGAGTTTGCTATATTGGAAATGCTTTTAGAAAACCAAAATATAAATCTATTAAGGGAGAAAATTTTAGATTATGTATGGGGTTATGATTTTTATGAAGTAAACGATAACACTCTAACTGTAACTGTAAAAAGACTTCGAAATAAACTTGGCGAGTATGGAGAGCATATAAAAACAATTAGAGGAATAGGTTATAGGTGGGACAATGAGAAAGAATAA
- a CDS encoding DNA-binding protein, with protein MEYKDIRENLEEMMNDNYKDFIKALVSIEKGVTDEKALEEVYVLYMNNDTTGLLSDDFDYMIDDMKEQGKIVENTNELEEKDDLINLVGNIAGKVENLERENANGEKFKVSNFSIVSKDDDGNKIYTNCSAYGDKTKDLKNLKQGDFVKIFGQVKTSIDNNGKEHKNVRILSSKLLKAKEQVKSQDKDKKSILGQIKSFKTDDKTKSKKKDHSKGEER; from the coding sequence ATGGAATACAAAGATATTAGAGAAAACTTAGAAGAAATGATGAATGATAACTACAAGGATTTTATAAAAGCACTTGTGAGCATAGAAAAAGGCGTTACTGATGAAAAGGCACTTGAAGAAGTCTATGTTTTATATATGAACAATGACACAACAGGTCTACTAAGTGATGACTTTGACTATATGATAGATGATATGAAAGAACAAGGTAAGATTGTTGAAAATACCAATGAACTTGAAGAAAAAGATGATCTTATAAATCTCGTGGGCAATATAGCTGGTAAAGTAGAAAATCTTGAAAGAGAAAATGCTAATGGAGAGAAGTTCAAAGTAAGTAACTTTTCAATTGTTTCAAAAGATGATGATGGAAATAAAATTTATACCAATTGTTCAGCCTATGGAGATAAGACAAAAGATTTAAAGAACCTAAAACAAGGAGATTTTGTTAAAATATTCGGACAAGTAAAAACAAGTATTGATAACAACGGAAAGGAACATAAAAATGTTCGTATTTTATCTTCTAAGCTCTTAAAAGCAAAAGAACAAGTAAAGAGTCAAGATAAAGATAAAAAGTCCATATTAGGGCAAATAAAAAGCTTTAAGACGGACGATAAAACTAAATCTAAAAAGAAAGATCATAGCAAAGGTGAAGAGAGGTAA
- the ltrA gene encoding group II intron reverse transcriptase/maturase: MNSKMCATTNRAKDWESIDFSVAESYVKKLQMRIVKAWKMSKYGKVKSLQHLLTTSFYAKALAIKRVTENQGKKTSGVDGELWLTPQAKYNAIGKLNLRGYKPKPLKRVYIPKKNGKKRPLSIPTMTDRAMQTLYKFALEPIAETTADPNSYGFRAKRCTQDAIEQCFTSLNKKKSAKWVLEGDIKGCFDNISHEWIMNNIPMNKSLLKLWLECGYIEKQRLFPTETGSPQGSPISPVISNMVLDGLEKAIKEKYHKRTVNKKAYFPKVNFVRYADDFIVTGESAELLENGVKPIIVKFLEERGLELSEEKTLITHINDGFDFLGVNIRMYKDKLLTKPSEKNFKAIVDKIRQIIKDNPSMKQEILIRKLNPIIIGWINYQKYNVSSKAFEKLDYEIYKCLWNWCVRRHPKKSRKWIAKKYFHTIGNRTWTFSVATGDRMENGEKYYLRLKYATDTDIKRFTKTQAEANPFDENWQIYFEEREELKIRNELKGRTVINRLYKTQNGICPVCGEKITLDTDFRVHQTTQNNITFKTLVHPWCHRKLHINDKENTLAL; encoded by the coding sequence ATGAACAGTAAAATGTGTGCTACTACTAACAGAGCTAAAGACTGGGAAAGTATAGATTTTTCAGTAGCAGAAAGCTATGTTAAAAAACTACAAATGCGTATTGTGAAAGCGTGGAAAATGAGTAAATACGGAAAGGTAAAATCTTTACAGCATTTACTCACAACTTCATTTTATGCAAAAGCCTTGGCTATTAAGAGGGTAACTGAAAACCAAGGCAAGAAAACAAGTGGTGTTGATGGCGAACTATGGCTAACACCACAGGCAAAGTATAATGCAATAGGAAAGTTAAACTTAAGAGGATATAAACCTAAGCCTCTTAAAAGAGTGTATATACCAAAGAAAAATGGGAAGAAAAGACCTCTCAGCATTCCTACAATGACAGATAGAGCAATGCAAACCCTATATAAATTTGCACTTGAACCCATAGCAGAAACTACTGCTGACCCTAATTCTTATGGATTTAGAGCTAAAAGGTGTACGCAGGATGCTATTGAGCAATGCTTTACATCTCTAAATAAAAAGAAATCTGCAAAATGGGTGCTTGAAGGAGATATAAAAGGTTGCTTTGATAATATTAGCCACGAATGGATAATGAATAATATTCCAATGAACAAGTCGTTATTGAAACTTTGGCTTGAATGCGGATATATAGAAAAGCAAAGATTATTTCCTACAGAAACTGGAAGCCCACAAGGTTCACCAATATCACCTGTAATATCTAATATGGTATTGGATGGGTTAGAAAAAGCAATCAAAGAAAAATATCATAAAAGAACAGTAAATAAGAAAGCATATTTCCCAAAAGTTAATTTTGTCAGATATGCAGATGATTTTATCGTTACAGGAGAAAGTGCTGAATTGCTCGAAAATGGTGTTAAGCCAATCATTGTAAAATTTTTAGAAGAAAGAGGTTTAGAACTGTCTGAGGAAAAGACACTCATAACGCACATAAATGACGGCTTCGACTTTCTTGGAGTTAATATTAGGATGTATAAAGATAAGTTACTAACAAAACCATCTGAAAAGAACTTCAAGGCTATTGTTGATAAAATAAGACAAATCATAAAGGATAATCCGTCAATGAAACAAGAAATTCTGATTAGAAAATTAAATCCAATTATTATAGGTTGGATAAACTATCAGAAATATAATGTTTCATCAAAAGCGTTTGAAAAACTTGATTATGAAATATATAAATGCCTGTGGAACTGGTGTGTTCGTAGACATCCTAAGAAAAGTAGAAAATGGATAGCTAAAAAGTATTTCCATACGATTGGAAATAGAACTTGGACTTTTAGTGTAGCAACTGGAGACAGAATGGAAAATGGCGAGAAATACTATCTTCGTCTTAAATATGCTACAGATACTGATATTAAGAGATTTACCAAGACACAAGCTGAAGCAAATCCATTTGATGAAAATTGGCAAATATACTTTGAAGAAAGAGAAGAGTTAAAAATACGAAACGAACTTAAAGGGCGTACAGTTATAAATAGACTGTATAAAACTCAAAACGGAATATGCCCTGTTTGTGGAGAGAAAATAACTCTGGATACAGACTTTAGAGTACATCAAACAACTCAAAACAATATTACCTTTAAAACATTAGTACACCCTTGGTGTCATAGAAAATTGCATATAAATGATAAAGAAAATACGCTGGCTCTTTAA
- a CDS encoding DNA cytosine methyltransferase, producing MNKVKILELFGGIGAIRKAFINLKIPYEVVDYVEIDKACVKSYNALYGEDYKAKSVVGYKAPNEKIDLVMHGSPCQDFSRIGKKQGGAKNSGTRSSLLFETIRIIKEMKDKPKWIIWENVKGVLDRNMRDSFFIYLKELESLGYESKYKILNAMDFGIPQKRERIFVVSCLGANNFSFNKLERKETRPLSEFFEKDVSELYTMTQPYMLKFLNKGIDNSFRGRLKVIKAFSYTISTKQMRVPNSGIIDIGNGKYRYLTERECLRLMGFDDIDINKLEEAHPRRKNCTSSKLYKQAGNSIVVDVLMAIIKEIHRMEVGNASK from the coding sequence ATGAATAAGGTAAAAATATTAGAGCTTTTCGGCGGCATAGGTGCTATTAGAAAGGCTTTTATTAATTTAAAGATACCTTATGAAGTTGTTGATTATGTAGAAATAGATAAGGCTTGTGTTAAATCATACAACGCACTTTATGGAGAAGATTATAAAGCAAAATCAGTAGTAGGATATAAAGCTCCTAATGAGAAGATAGACTTAGTTATGCATGGAAGTCCTTGCCAAGACTTTTCAAGAATAGGAAAAAAGCAGGGAGGAGCAAAGAATTCAGGAACTAGATCAAGCTTACTATTTGAAACAATTAGAATAATTAAAGAAATGAAAGACAAACCTAAATGGATAATTTGGGAAAATGTAAAGGGAGTCCTTGATAGAAATATGAGGGACTCCTTTTTTATTTATCTAAAAGAGCTAGAGAGCCTAGGATATGAAAGCAAGTATAAAATCTTAAATGCAATGGACTTTGGGATACCTCAAAAAAGGGAGAGGATATTTGTTGTTTCATGTCTTGGAGCAAATAACTTTTCTTTTAATAAATTGGAGAGGAAAGAAACAAGACCACTAAGTGAATTTTTTGAAAAGGATGTAAGTGAACTTTATACAATGACCCAACCTTATATGCTGAAATTTTTAAATAAAGGCATAGATAACAGTTTTAGAGGGCGATTAAAAGTGATTAAAGCTTTTTCTTATACTATTTCTACAAAACAGATGAGAGTTCCTAATTCAGGAATAATAGATATTGGAAATGGTAAATATAGGTATTTAACAGAAAGAGAATGTTTAAGACTCATGGGTTTTGATGACATTGATATTAACAAACTAGAAGAAGCACATCCAAGAAGAAAAAATTGTACTTCAAGCAAGCTATATAAGCAGGCCGGCAATTCTATTGTGGTTGATGTTTTAATGGCTATTATAAAAGAAATTCATAGAATGGAGGTAGGAAATGCAAGTAAATGA
- a CDS encoding DNA topoisomerase 3 produces MKLVIAEKPSVAVTIAKVIGARTRKNGYYEGGGYIVSWCVGHLIQMASPERHDKKWKKWSIENLPIIPEEYIYEVSKSTKKQYGILKKLLNDKNIDTVINACDAGREGELIFRLVYNQAKCKKKIKRLWISSMENKAIEDGFRNLKEGENFEDLYRSASARAIADWLVGMNLSRLYSCIYKETYSVGRVQTPTLYLIAKRDSEINLFKKKKYYTVDLSYKGLKLVSDRIDRIEVAEQLLNLLEDEIVITEVEDKEISTKPDKPYDLTTLQREANKYFGYSANDTLNLAQALYEKKLITYPRTDSRYLTDDMVTTMKELLEGLEEDFKINESNFKSIFNSSKVTDHYAIIPTISGIGKAKDLTDKESKIYNLIKDKLLASCSDNLKESSRKIRYEYDKFNFNASGKTIIDEGYTKYLKSYGKEKQKNELPDIKTGDKIKLTSKNISEKFTKAPSHYNEDTLLKTMENAGVESLDKAIEVERKGLGTPATRAGIIENLIHKDLIRRDKKNLLVTEKGNRLVSIVEDKFKSAETTSEWEMKLAKISSGEVDKEDFLREIEDSIKELVDRYKNNLNE; encoded by the coding sequence ATGAAGTTAGTAATAGCAGAAAAGCCTAGTGTAGCAGTTACAATTGCAAAAGTAATTGGAGCAAGAACAAGAAAAAACGGATATTATGAGGGAGGTGGATACATTGTTTCATGGTGTGTCGGTCATTTAATTCAAATGGCAAGTCCAGAAAGACACGATAAAAAATGGAAGAAATGGTCAATAGAAAATCTTCCAATAATTCCAGAAGAATATATTTATGAAGTATCTAAAAGCACTAAAAAACAATATGGAATTTTGAAAAAACTTTTAAATGATAAGAACATCGACACAGTTATAAATGCTTGTGATGCTGGTAGAGAGGGAGAACTTATTTTTAGACTTGTATATAATCAAGCTAAATGTAAGAAGAAGATTAAAAGACTTTGGATATCTTCAATGGAAAACAAAGCTATTGAGGATGGCTTTAGAAATCTTAAAGAAGGGGAAAACTTTGAAGACTTATATAGATCGGCAAGTGCAAGAGCTATTGCAGATTGGCTGGTAGGAATGAATTTAAGTAGGCTTTATTCTTGCATTTACAAGGAAACATATTCTGTTGGTAGAGTACAAACCCCAACCCTATATTTAATAGCTAAAAGGGATAGTGAAATAAACCTATTTAAGAAGAAAAAATATTATACAGTTGATCTATCTTATAAAGGATTGAAACTTGTATCGGATAGGATTGATAGAATTGAAGTTGCAGAGCAACTATTAAATCTGCTAGAAGATGAAATAGTTATTACAGAGGTAGAAGATAAAGAAATAAGCACAAAACCAGATAAGCCTTATGATCTCACGACCTTACAAAGAGAAGCAAATAAATATTTTGGATATTCAGCAAATGACACTTTAAACCTGGCACAAGCTTTGTATGAAAAAAAGCTAATCACATACCCAAGAACAGATAGTAGGTATTTAACCGATGATATGGTTACTACTATGAAAGAATTATTGGAAGGACTTGAAGAAGATTTTAAAATCAATGAATCAAACTTTAAGTCTATTTTTAATTCATCTAAAGTTACAGACCACTATGCAATTATTCCTACTATATCAGGTATTGGAAAAGCCAAAGATTTAACTGATAAAGAAAGTAAAATCTATAATCTAATTAAGGATAAATTACTTGCTTCATGTTCGGATAACTTAAAGGAATCTAGTAGAAAAATCAGATATGAATATGATAAATTTAACTTCAATGCAAGTGGCAAGACTATAATCGATGAAGGTTATACCAAGTATCTAAAGAGCTATGGAAAAGAAAAACAAAAAAATGAATTACCAGATATAAAGACTGGAGATAAAATTAAGCTAACTTCTAAAAATATATCGGAGAAATTCACCAAAGCCCCAAGTCATTATAATGAAGATACACTTTTAAAGACTATGGAGAATGCAGGAGTAGAATCTTTGGATAAAGCTATAGAAGTAGAAAGAAAAGGCTTAGGAACACCAGCTACAAGAGCAGGAATTATCGAAAATCTTATCCATAAGGATCTTATAAGAAGAGATAAGAAAAATCTACTTGTAACAGAAAAAGGCAATAGACTTGTATCGATTGTAGAGGATAAGTTTAAATCAGCAGAAACAACATCTGAATGGGAAATGAAACTTGCAAAGATTAGCTCTGGCGAAGTTGATAAAGAAGACTTTTTAAGAGAAATAGAAGATAGTATAAAGGAGCTTGTAGATAGGTACAAGAATAATCTAAATGAATAA